A section of the Methanococcoides sp. LMO-2 genome encodes:
- the larB gene encoding nickel pincer cofactor biosynthesis protein LarB produces MELKKILSQVKNNETDLGEAENQIRSMGYVQISDIARLDTFRKNRTGIMEAILAEGKEAEDIIEIAKAQIKATGRVLITRLDGKKSAVLESSFGNDNIEFSKNSITAVVHDGTPVPRTGGKVAIISAGTADIPVAEEARMTASEMGCETLTIYDVGVAGFHRLISQLQNIEDYKPDVIVVAAGREGTLPTVVSGLVDAPVIGLPVSIGYGAGAKGEAALLSMLQSCSVLSVVNIDAGFVAGAFAARIANKVAEARNTNAGKGC; encoded by the coding sequence ATGGAGCTAAAAAAGATATTAAGTCAGGTAAAGAACAACGAAACTGACCTTGGAGAGGCAGAGAACCAGATAAGGTCAATGGGTTATGTGCAAATATCGGATATTGCCAGACTCGACACTTTCCGCAAGAACAGGACAGGCATAATGGAAGCCATACTTGCAGAAGGAAAGGAAGCAGAGGACATTATTGAGATCGCAAAAGCACAAATAAAAGCTACAGGAAGAGTGCTCATTACACGTCTTGACGGGAAAAAATCTGCCGTTTTGGAAAGTTCTTTCGGAAATGATAATATCGAATTCAGCAAAAATTCAATAACCGCTGTTGTTCACGATGGCACCCCTGTCCCAAGAACCGGAGGAAAGGTTGCCATAATTTCAGCAGGTACCGCAGACATACCGGTGGCCGAGGAAGCCAGAATGACAGCTTCAGAGATGGGATGTGAGACACTTACTATTTACGACGTGGGGGTAGCCGGATTCCACAGGCTTATCTCACAACTACAGAATATAGAGGACTACAAACCGGATGTCATTGTTGTCGCTGCAGGAAGGGAAGGTACACTGCCCACTGTGGTGTCCGGCCTTGTTGACGCACCGGTAATAGGATTGCCAGTGTCCATCGGATACGGTGCAGGTGCAAAAGGAGAAGCTGCACTGTTATCCATGCTCCAGTCATGTTCGGTCCTCTCAGTGGTGAACATCGATGCCGGATTCGTTGCCGGAGCATTTGCTGCAAGAATTGCAAATAAAGTTGCAGAGGCACGTAATACTAATGCCGGAAAAGGTTGCTGA